The Dermacentor albipictus isolate Rhodes 1998 colony chromosome 2, USDA_Dalb.pri_finalv2, whole genome shotgun sequence genome has a segment encoding these proteins:
- the LOC135909040 gene encoding endothelin-converting enzyme 1-like: protein MAMYESCMGNRSRYGANLDIFWKFLNECRLSWPEKPTPNDTSALDVVMTLAFKWQVPFFFQVRAMRFSSPNWRFILEPCSLIPILYKQHLTVKSTGGYAKYWATFFYILNRNYTKYGVDTKFINRAMVMEGNVFRKLLNARRLQVSEPALVRIARIGLITPPLASKLWLRAFRQTELEPEVKPNDQVFISDVEFFRTMASVMSSYRRTELLSLIAWSCVQLFAPAADIQLLENRYDQGITTYRPYFCERFVEAAYRLLVIALSSVSRFTPAQRAAVKAGFDSLVSAAAEAANATQWLDVESRKLAVEKLRSTRLKLWPPERFIENDLLERMYSDFPSTELSFAEYWVKTSRCAAKMHDPPPDIDVFSFAVSYALPYVLYDPSSGDIKVAVGAITPPLYYPGGTEAMFYGGLGFSMALNLVESVDRQGLRWHPNSTFGYFFLSGSSAKAFEERDSCLAALDGHAASGGDNTHSITGARVSIFPEIPALEVAYAAYRRAVSDRGDEALQGIVGGFSGDQVFFMTLCYMTCTRPDAVGPHTVDCNKAVRSSEAFARAFHCPPEYQMNPKMKCKFFG from the exons ATGGCCATGTACGAGTCCTGCATGGGCAACCGATCACGGTACGGCGCGAACTTGGACATCTTCTGGAAGTTCCTCAACGAATGTAGACTGTCCTGGCCAGAGAAACCCACGCCAAATGACACCAGCGCCCTCGACGTAGTGATGACGCTAGCATTCAAGTGGCAGGTCCCGTTCTTCTTCCAAGTGCGCGCTATGCGCTTCTCCTCACCGAATTGGCGTTTCATATTGGAGCCCTGTTCCCTCATACCAATTTTGTATAAGCAGCACCTCACAGTCAAAAGCACCGGCGGATACGCGAAATACTGGGCCACGTTTTTCTACATCCTTAACCGAAACTACACTAAGTATGGGGTCGACACGAAGTTTATCAACAGGGCTATGGTTATGGAAGGTAACGTCTTCAGAAAACTGCTGAACGCAAGGCGTCTTCAGGTAAGCGAACCAGCTCTGGTGCGAATCGCTCGAATAGGACTTATCACTCCGCCGCTGGCCTCCAAGCTGTGGCTACGTGCCTTCAGGCAGACCGAGCTTGAGCCTGAAGTGAAGCCCAACGACCAGGTTTTCATAAGCGACGTAGAGTTCTTCCGGACTATGGCGAGCGTGATGTCTTCGTACAGAAGAACCGAGCTGCTGTCTCTGATCGCCTGGTCCTGCGTGCAGCTGTTTGCTCCGGCAGCGGATATCCAGCTGCTTGAGAATCGGTACGACCAGGGCATCACCACATATCGGCCGTACTTCTGCGAGCGATTCGTCGAGGCCGCCTATCGGCTCCTGGTGATTGCGCTCAGCTCCGTGTCGCGCTTCACGCCAGCACAGCGCGCAGCCGTCAAAGCAGGCTTCGATAGCTTGGTGTCGGCGGCTGCGGAGGCGGCCAACGCAACGCAATGGCTGGACGTTGAGAGCCGGAAGCTTGCGGTCGAGAAGCTGCGTTCGACGCGACTAAAGCTGTGGCCCCCCGAGCGTTTCATCGAAAACGACCTGCTCGAGCGTATGTACAGCGATTTTCCCAGCACTGAACTTTCGTTTGCCGAGTACTGGGTGAAGACGAGCCGCTGCGCTGCTAAGATGCATGACCCGCCCCCTGACATCGACGTCTTCAGCTTCGCGGTCAGCTACGCACTGCCGTACGTGCTCTATGACCCCTCCAGCGGCGACATCAAGGTGGCCGTGGGCGCCATTACTCCGCCCCTGTACTACCCTGGCGGGACCGAGGCCATGTTCTACGGGGGTCTGGGCTTTTCCATGGCACTCAATCTGGTCGAGTCCGTAGACAGACAGGGACTGCGGTGGCACCCGAACAGCACATTCGGGTACTTCTTTTTGTCCGG CTCTTCCGCGAAGGCCTTCGAGGAGAGAGACAGCTGCCTAGCAGCTCTTGACGGGCACGCCGCAAGTGGTGGAGATAACACCCACAGCATAACCGGCGCGAGGGTCAGCATCTTTCCCGAGATCCCCGCTCTCGAGGTTGCCTACGCGGCGTACCGCCGCGCAGTCAGCGACAGGGGCGACGAAGCTCTTCAGGGAATCGTGGGGGGCTTTTCGGGAGACCAGGTGTTCTTCATGACGCTGTGCTACATGACTTGCACGCGACCCGATGCCGTGGGTCCGCACACAGTGGACTGCAACAAGGCGGTGCGCAGTTCGGAGGCCTTCGCCCGGGCATTTCATTGCCCGCCCGAGTACCAGATGAACCCCAAGATGAAGTGCAAGTTCTTTGGGTGA